The nucleotide sequence ACAGTGAGGATGGTGGTGACGCCGCGCTCAATGCGATGCAGTTCGCGCGCACACGGGTCGAGGATGGCCGACTCGTCGATACCGGCGAGACCTTCACGCTGGCCTGCGATGGGGTCTTCACCGCCATCGGTCAGGGCTTCGATGACGCGAGCCTGAGCGATGCGCATGCCGCGGGGCTGGCCCGCGAGGGGGCGAAGATAGAGGTGGACGAGATGCTGCGCACCAGTCTGCCCGGCGTCTATGCCGGCGGTGACTGCATCGCCCGCGGACAGGATCTCACCGTTCAAGCCGTCGCCCACGGCAAGCTGGCCGCCGAGGCCATCCATCACGATCTGATGCTCAAGGTGGAGGCCGCCTGATGACCATTCATACCCCGCTCAATGATGACAACGCGCGTCCGGCAGGCTCTGGTTCAAGTTCTGCAGCGGCTGACGATCACGTCGCCAGCTACAAGGCCGATCTGTCGGTCAACTTCGCCGGCATCCGTGCCCCCAACCCCTTCTGGCTGGCCAGCGCCCCGCCCACCGACAAGGCCTACAACGTGGTACGCGCCTACGAGGCCGGCTGGGGTGGCGTGGTCTGGAAGACGCTGGGGGAAGACCCGGCGGCAGTGAACGTCTCCTCGCGCTATTCGGCGCACTATGGCCCGAATGGCGAGGTCAGCGGCTTCAACAACATCGAGCTGATCACCGACCGCTCGCTGGAGATCAACCTGCGCGAGATCACCCAGGTCAAGAAGGACTGGCCGGACCGCGCACTGATCGTCTCGCTGATGGTGCCGTGCGAGGAAGAGGCCTGGAAGACCATCCTGCCGCAGGTCGAGGCTACCGGCTGTGACGGCATCGAGCTCAACTTCGGCTGCCCCCACGGCATGCCGGAACGCGGCATGGGCGCGGCGGTGGGCCAGGTGCCGGAGTATGTCGAGCAGATCACGCGCTGGTGCAAGACCTACAGCTCGCTGCCGGTGATCGTCAAGCTGACCCCCAACATCACCGACGTGCGCGAACCGGCCAAGGCGGCCTGGCGTGGCGGTGCAGATGCCGTCTCGCTGATCAACACCATCAACTCCATCACCCATCTGGACCTCGACCGCATGGTCGCGCATCCCATCGTCGGCGACCGCAGCACCCATGGCGGCTACTGCGGCAGCGCCGTGAAGCCCATCGCGCTGAACATGGTGGCCGAGATCGCGCGCACGCCGGAAACCGCCAACCTGCCGATCTCGGGTATCGGCGGCATCTCCAACTGGGAAGATGCCGCGGAATTCATCGCCCTCGGCGCGGGCAGCGTGCAGGTGTGCACCGCGGCGATGCTGCACGGCTTCCGTATCGTCGAGGAGATGAAGGACGGCCTGGGGCGCTGGATGGACAGCAAGGGCTATCAGCGGATCGAGGAGTTCTCCCGCGCGGCGGTGCCCAACACCACCGACTGGAAGCAGCTGGACATGAACTACCAGGTGATCGCGCGGATCGACCAGGACAAGTGCATC is from Cobetia marina and encodes:
- the preA gene encoding NAD-dependent dihydropyrimidine dehydrogenase subunit PreA, which encodes MTIHTPLNDDNARPAGSGSSSAAADDHVASYKADLSVNFAGIRAPNPFWLASAPPTDKAYNVVRAYEAGWGGVVWKTLGEDPAAVNVSSRYSAHYGPNGEVSGFNNIELITDRSLEINLREITQVKKDWPDRALIVSLMVPCEEEAWKTILPQVEATGCDGIELNFGCPHGMPERGMGAAVGQVPEYVEQITRWCKTYSSLPVIVKLTPNITDVREPAKAAWRGGADAVSLINTINSITHLDLDRMVAHPIVGDRSTHGGYCGSAVKPIALNMVAEIARTPETANLPISGIGGISNWEDAAEFIALGAGSVQVCTAAMLHGFRIVEEMKDGLGRWMDSKGYQRIEEFSRAAVPNTTDWKQLDMNYQVIARIDQDKCIGCGRCYIACEDTSHQAILHLARDNGTARYEVKDADCVGCNLCEITCPVEDCITMEVQDTGKPYMNWMEDPRNPHRAA